In one window of Bos taurus isolate L1 Dominette 01449 registration number 42190680 breed Hereford chromosome 4, ARS-UCD2.0, whole genome shotgun sequence DNA:
- the ZNF467 gene encoding zinc finger protein 467 isoform X3, translating to MTPQSEPGEQSHDAQERMSPPQEQRVLGTSSGREAPRPEKGARTEQAETPCREDQVCAPRKPEPTGSCPGDEWMIRKVKVEEEEEDREAHKEAEWPQHLALRPSPFPPPDLGSLAAAYKLESGAPGTLGGLALAGWVPTASEKPYGCGECERRFRDQLTLRLHQRLHRGEGPCACPDCGRSFTQRAHLLLHQRSHRGERPFPCSECDKRFSKKAHLTRHLRTHTGERPYPCAECGKRFSQKIHLGSHQKTHTGERPFPCPECEKRFRKKTHLIRHQRIHTGERPYKCAQCARSFTHKQHLVRHQRVHAAAGRTPPSPGAPASPTSSASSPTASPPGPKPFSCSHCGLSFGWKKNLTTHQRLHSGEERPFGCDECALGAPVDPAAPEPLACAPRGTPALPGTPGGERSFLCPECGRSFAHGQHLARHRRVHTGERPFACAQCGRRFGSRPNLVAHSRAHSGARPFACAQCGRRFSRKSHLGRHQAVHTGSRPHACAVCARSFSSKTNLVRHQAVHTGSRPFPCPQCGKSFSRKTHLVRHQRIHGGAAHPASGSDLSSPAWPTSTDVTAPALFF from the exons ATGACCCCCCAAAGTGAGCCTGGGGAACAGTCCCACGATGCCCAGGAGCGGATGTCTCCTCCCCAGGAACAGAGAGTGCTGGGTACAAGCTCAG GGCGCGAGGCCCCCAGGCCGGAGAAAGGTGCCCGCACGGAACAAGCTGAAACTCCCTGCAGAGAAGACCAGGTGTGTGCACCACGCAAGCCTGAGCCCACGGGCTCCTGCCCAG GGGACGAGTGGATGATTCGGAAGGTGAaggtagaggaggaggaggaggatcgGGAGGCCCACAAGGAGGCGGAATGGCCCCAGCATCTGGCATTACGCCCCAGCCCCTTTCCCCCGCCTGACCTGGGGTCTCTGGCCGCCGCGTATAAGCTGGAGTCGGGGGCCCCAGGGACACTGGGTGGGCTCGCGCTGGCCGGGTGGGTCCCGACCGCCTCGGAGAAGCCCTACGGCTGCGGGGAGTGCGAGCGCCGGTTCCGGGACCAGCTGACCCTGCGGCTACACCAGCGGCTGCACCGCGGCGAGGGCCCGTGCGCCTGCCCCGACTGCGGCCGCAGCTTCACGCAGCGCGCGCACCTGCTGCTGCACCAACGCAGCCACCGCGGCGAGCGGCCCTTCCCCTGCTCCGAGTGCGACAAGCGCTTCAGCAAGAAGGCGCACCTGACCCGCCACCTGCGCACGCACACGGGCGAGCGGCCCTACCCGTGCGCCGAGTGCGGCAAGCGCTTCAGCCAGAAGATCCACCTGGGCTCGCACCAGAAGACGCACACGGGCGAGCGGCCCTTCCCCTGCCCCGAGTGCGAGAAGCGCTTTCGCAAAAAGACGCACCTGATCCGCCACCAGCGCATCCACACGGGCGAGAGGCCCTACAAGTGCGCGCAGTGCGCCCGCAGCTTCACGCACAAGCAGCACTTGGTGCGGCACCAGAGGGTGCACGCGGCGGCCGGCCGCACCCCGCCCTCTCCCGGCGCGCCGGCCTCGCCCACGTCCTCTGCCTCGTCCCCCACCGCCTCCCCTCCCGGACCCAAGCCTTTCTCCTGCTCCCACTGCGGCCTGAGCTTCGGCTGGAAGAAGAACCTCACCACGCACCAGCGCCTGCACAGCGGCGAGGAGCGCCCTTTCGGGTGCGACGAGTGCGCGCTGGGCGCCCCTGTAGACCCCGCGGCCCCCGAGCCCTTGGCCTGCGCGCCCCGAGGCACTCCGGCGCTCCCGGGCACTCCGGGCGGCGAGCGGTCCTTCCTCTGCCCCGAGTGCGGGCGCAGCTTCGCCCACGGGCAGCACCTGGCGCGACACCGGCGGGTGCACACGGGCGAGCGGCCCTTCGCCTGCGCTCAGTGTGGCCGCCGCTTTGGCTCGCGGCCCAACCTGGTGGCCCACTCCAGGGCCCACAGCGGCGCCAGGCCTTTCGCCTGCGCGCAGTGCGGCCGCCGCTTCAGCCGCAAGTCGCACCTGGGTCGCCACCAGGCGGTGCACACGGGCAGTCGGCCCCACGCCTGCGCCGTGTGCGCCCGCAGCTTCAGCTCCAAGACCAACCTGGTCCGCCACCAGGCGGTGCACACCGGCTCCCGCCCCTTCCCCTGCCCGCAGTGCGGCAAGAGCTTCAGCCGCAAGACCCACCTGGTGCGACATCAGCGCATCCATGGAGGAGCCGCCCACCCGGCCTCCGGATCTGACCTCTCGAGCCCAGCCTGGCCCACGTCCACCGACGTGACCGCACCCGCGCTCTTCTTCTGA
- the ZNF467 gene encoding zinc finger protein 467 isoform X4 has product MIRKVKVEEEEEDREAHKEAEWPQHLALRPSPFPPPDLGSLAAAYKLESGAPGTLGGLALAGWVPTASEKPYGCGECERRFRDQLTLRLHQRLHRGEGPCACPDCGRSFTQRAHLLLHQRSHRGERPFPCSECDKRFSKKAHLTRHLRTHTGERPYPCAECGKRFSQKIHLGSHQKTHTGERPFPCPECEKRFRKKTHLIRHQRIHTGERPYKCAQCARSFTHKQHLVRHQRVHAAAGRTPPSPGAPASPTSSASSPTASPPGPKPFSCSHCGLSFGWKKNLTTHQRLHSGEERPFGCDECALGAPVDPAAPEPLACAPRGTPALPGTPGGERSFLCPECGRSFAHGQHLARHRRVHTGERPFACAQCGRRFGSRPNLVAHSRAHSGARPFACAQCGRRFSRKSHLGRHQAVHTGSRPHACAVCARSFSSKTNLVRHQAVHTGSRPFPCPQCGKSFSRKTHLVRHQRIHGGAAHPASGSDLSSPAWPTSTDVTAPALFF; this is encoded by the coding sequence ATGATTCGGAAGGTGAaggtagaggaggaggaggaggatcgGGAGGCCCACAAGGAGGCGGAATGGCCCCAGCATCTGGCATTACGCCCCAGCCCCTTTCCCCCGCCTGACCTGGGGTCTCTGGCCGCCGCGTATAAGCTGGAGTCGGGGGCCCCAGGGACACTGGGTGGGCTCGCGCTGGCCGGGTGGGTCCCGACCGCCTCGGAGAAGCCCTACGGCTGCGGGGAGTGCGAGCGCCGGTTCCGGGACCAGCTGACCCTGCGGCTACACCAGCGGCTGCACCGCGGCGAGGGCCCGTGCGCCTGCCCCGACTGCGGCCGCAGCTTCACGCAGCGCGCGCACCTGCTGCTGCACCAACGCAGCCACCGCGGCGAGCGGCCCTTCCCCTGCTCCGAGTGCGACAAGCGCTTCAGCAAGAAGGCGCACCTGACCCGCCACCTGCGCACGCACACGGGCGAGCGGCCCTACCCGTGCGCCGAGTGCGGCAAGCGCTTCAGCCAGAAGATCCACCTGGGCTCGCACCAGAAGACGCACACGGGCGAGCGGCCCTTCCCCTGCCCCGAGTGCGAGAAGCGCTTTCGCAAAAAGACGCACCTGATCCGCCACCAGCGCATCCACACGGGCGAGAGGCCCTACAAGTGCGCGCAGTGCGCCCGCAGCTTCACGCACAAGCAGCACTTGGTGCGGCACCAGAGGGTGCACGCGGCGGCCGGCCGCACCCCGCCCTCTCCCGGCGCGCCGGCCTCGCCCACGTCCTCTGCCTCGTCCCCCACCGCCTCCCCTCCCGGACCCAAGCCTTTCTCCTGCTCCCACTGCGGCCTGAGCTTCGGCTGGAAGAAGAACCTCACCACGCACCAGCGCCTGCACAGCGGCGAGGAGCGCCCTTTCGGGTGCGACGAGTGCGCGCTGGGCGCCCCTGTAGACCCCGCGGCCCCCGAGCCCTTGGCCTGCGCGCCCCGAGGCACTCCGGCGCTCCCGGGCACTCCGGGCGGCGAGCGGTCCTTCCTCTGCCCCGAGTGCGGGCGCAGCTTCGCCCACGGGCAGCACCTGGCGCGACACCGGCGGGTGCACACGGGCGAGCGGCCCTTCGCCTGCGCTCAGTGTGGCCGCCGCTTTGGCTCGCGGCCCAACCTGGTGGCCCACTCCAGGGCCCACAGCGGCGCCAGGCCTTTCGCCTGCGCGCAGTGCGGCCGCCGCTTCAGCCGCAAGTCGCACCTGGGTCGCCACCAGGCGGTGCACACGGGCAGTCGGCCCCACGCCTGCGCCGTGTGCGCCCGCAGCTTCAGCTCCAAGACCAACCTGGTCCGCCACCAGGCGGTGCACACCGGCTCCCGCCCCTTCCCCTGCCCGCAGTGCGGCAAGAGCTTCAGCCGCAAGACCCACCTGGTGCGACATCAGCGCATCCATGGAGGAGCCGCCCACCCGGCCTCCGGATCTGACCTCTCGAGCCCAGCCTGGCCCACGTCCACCGACGTGACCGCACCCGCGCTCTTCTTCTGA
- the ZNF467 gene encoding zinc finger protein 467 isoform X1 has protein sequence MRETLEALSSLGLSVGQPEMTPQSEPGEQSHDAQERMSPPQEQRVLGTSSGREAPRPEKGARTEQAETPCREDQVCAPRKPEPTGSCPGDEWMIRKVKVEEEEEDREAHKEAEWPQHLALRPSPFPPPDLGSLAAAYKLESGAPGTLGGLALAGWVPTASEKPYGCGECERRFRDQLTLRLHQRLHRGEGPCACPDCGRSFTQRAHLLLHQRSHRGERPFPCSECDKRFSKKAHLTRHLRTHTGERPYPCAECGKRFSQKIHLGSHQKTHTGERPFPCPECEKRFRKKTHLIRHQRIHTGERPYKCAQCARSFTHKQHLVRHQRVHAAAGRTPPSPGAPASPTSSASSPTASPPGPKPFSCSHCGLSFGWKKNLTTHQRLHSGEERPFGCDECALGAPVDPAAPEPLACAPRGTPALPGTPGGERSFLCPECGRSFAHGQHLARHRRVHTGERPFACAQCGRRFGSRPNLVAHSRAHSGARPFACAQCGRRFSRKSHLGRHQAVHTGSRPHACAVCARSFSSKTNLVRHQAVHTGSRPFPCPQCGKSFSRKTHLVRHQRIHGGAAHPASGSDLSSPAWPTSTDVTAPALFF, from the exons ATGAGAGAGACCTTGGAGGCCCTCAGCTCCCTGG GACTCTCTGTGGGACAGCCGGAGATGACCCCCCAAAGTGAGCCTGGGGAACAGTCCCACGATGCCCAGGAGCGGATGTCTCCTCCCCAGGAACAGAGAGTGCTGGGTACAAGCTCAG GGCGCGAGGCCCCCAGGCCGGAGAAAGGTGCCCGCACGGAACAAGCTGAAACTCCCTGCAGAGAAGACCAGGTGTGTGCACCACGCAAGCCTGAGCCCACGGGCTCCTGCCCAG GGGACGAGTGGATGATTCGGAAGGTGAaggtagaggaggaggaggaggatcgGGAGGCCCACAAGGAGGCGGAATGGCCCCAGCATCTGGCATTACGCCCCAGCCCCTTTCCCCCGCCTGACCTGGGGTCTCTGGCCGCCGCGTATAAGCTGGAGTCGGGGGCCCCAGGGACACTGGGTGGGCTCGCGCTGGCCGGGTGGGTCCCGACCGCCTCGGAGAAGCCCTACGGCTGCGGGGAGTGCGAGCGCCGGTTCCGGGACCAGCTGACCCTGCGGCTACACCAGCGGCTGCACCGCGGCGAGGGCCCGTGCGCCTGCCCCGACTGCGGCCGCAGCTTCACGCAGCGCGCGCACCTGCTGCTGCACCAACGCAGCCACCGCGGCGAGCGGCCCTTCCCCTGCTCCGAGTGCGACAAGCGCTTCAGCAAGAAGGCGCACCTGACCCGCCACCTGCGCACGCACACGGGCGAGCGGCCCTACCCGTGCGCCGAGTGCGGCAAGCGCTTCAGCCAGAAGATCCACCTGGGCTCGCACCAGAAGACGCACACGGGCGAGCGGCCCTTCCCCTGCCCCGAGTGCGAGAAGCGCTTTCGCAAAAAGACGCACCTGATCCGCCACCAGCGCATCCACACGGGCGAGAGGCCCTACAAGTGCGCGCAGTGCGCCCGCAGCTTCACGCACAAGCAGCACTTGGTGCGGCACCAGAGGGTGCACGCGGCGGCCGGCCGCACCCCGCCCTCTCCCGGCGCGCCGGCCTCGCCCACGTCCTCTGCCTCGTCCCCCACCGCCTCCCCTCCCGGACCCAAGCCTTTCTCCTGCTCCCACTGCGGCCTGAGCTTCGGCTGGAAGAAGAACCTCACCACGCACCAGCGCCTGCACAGCGGCGAGGAGCGCCCTTTCGGGTGCGACGAGTGCGCGCTGGGCGCCCCTGTAGACCCCGCGGCCCCCGAGCCCTTGGCCTGCGCGCCCCGAGGCACTCCGGCGCTCCCGGGCACTCCGGGCGGCGAGCGGTCCTTCCTCTGCCCCGAGTGCGGGCGCAGCTTCGCCCACGGGCAGCACCTGGCGCGACACCGGCGGGTGCACACGGGCGAGCGGCCCTTCGCCTGCGCTCAGTGTGGCCGCCGCTTTGGCTCGCGGCCCAACCTGGTGGCCCACTCCAGGGCCCACAGCGGCGCCAGGCCTTTCGCCTGCGCGCAGTGCGGCCGCCGCTTCAGCCGCAAGTCGCACCTGGGTCGCCACCAGGCGGTGCACACGGGCAGTCGGCCCCACGCCTGCGCCGTGTGCGCCCGCAGCTTCAGCTCCAAGACCAACCTGGTCCGCCACCAGGCGGTGCACACCGGCTCCCGCCCCTTCCCCTGCCCGCAGTGCGGCAAGAGCTTCAGCCGCAAGACCCACCTGGTGCGACATCAGCGCATCCATGGAGGAGCCGCCCACCCGGCCTCCGGATCTGACCTCTCGAGCCCAGCCTGGCCCACGTCCACCGACGTGACCGCACCCGCGCTCTTCTTCTGA
- the ZNF467 gene encoding zinc finger protein 467 isoform X2, translated as MPRSGCLLPRNRECWVQAQGGPLSISGVCSILEVACSLPGREAPRPEKGARTEQAETPCREDQVCAPRKPEPTGSCPGDEWMIRKVKVEEEEEDREAHKEAEWPQHLALRPSPFPPPDLGSLAAAYKLESGAPGTLGGLALAGWVPTASEKPYGCGECERRFRDQLTLRLHQRLHRGEGPCACPDCGRSFTQRAHLLLHQRSHRGERPFPCSECDKRFSKKAHLTRHLRTHTGERPYPCAECGKRFSQKIHLGSHQKTHTGERPFPCPECEKRFRKKTHLIRHQRIHTGERPYKCAQCARSFTHKQHLVRHQRVHAAAGRTPPSPGAPASPTSSASSPTASPPGPKPFSCSHCGLSFGWKKNLTTHQRLHSGEERPFGCDECALGAPVDPAAPEPLACAPRGTPALPGTPGGERSFLCPECGRSFAHGQHLARHRRVHTGERPFACAQCGRRFGSRPNLVAHSRAHSGARPFACAQCGRRFSRKSHLGRHQAVHTGSRPHACAVCARSFSSKTNLVRHQAVHTGSRPFPCPQCGKSFSRKTHLVRHQRIHGGAAHPASGSDLSSPAWPTSTDVTAPALFF; from the exons ATGCCCAGGAGCGGATGTCTCCTCCCCAGGAACAGAGAGTGCTGGGTACAAGCTCAG GGGGGACCTCTCTCCATCTCTGGTGTCTGCAGCATCCTTGAGGTAGCCTGTTCTCTGCCAGGGCGCGAGGCCCCCAGGCCGGAGAAAGGTGCCCGCACGGAACAAGCTGAAACTCCCTGCAGAGAAGACCAGGTGTGTGCACCACGCAAGCCTGAGCCCACGGGCTCCTGCCCAG GGGACGAGTGGATGATTCGGAAGGTGAaggtagaggaggaggaggaggatcgGGAGGCCCACAAGGAGGCGGAATGGCCCCAGCATCTGGCATTACGCCCCAGCCCCTTTCCCCCGCCTGACCTGGGGTCTCTGGCCGCCGCGTATAAGCTGGAGTCGGGGGCCCCAGGGACACTGGGTGGGCTCGCGCTGGCCGGGTGGGTCCCGACCGCCTCGGAGAAGCCCTACGGCTGCGGGGAGTGCGAGCGCCGGTTCCGGGACCAGCTGACCCTGCGGCTACACCAGCGGCTGCACCGCGGCGAGGGCCCGTGCGCCTGCCCCGACTGCGGCCGCAGCTTCACGCAGCGCGCGCACCTGCTGCTGCACCAACGCAGCCACCGCGGCGAGCGGCCCTTCCCCTGCTCCGAGTGCGACAAGCGCTTCAGCAAGAAGGCGCACCTGACCCGCCACCTGCGCACGCACACGGGCGAGCGGCCCTACCCGTGCGCCGAGTGCGGCAAGCGCTTCAGCCAGAAGATCCACCTGGGCTCGCACCAGAAGACGCACACGGGCGAGCGGCCCTTCCCCTGCCCCGAGTGCGAGAAGCGCTTTCGCAAAAAGACGCACCTGATCCGCCACCAGCGCATCCACACGGGCGAGAGGCCCTACAAGTGCGCGCAGTGCGCCCGCAGCTTCACGCACAAGCAGCACTTGGTGCGGCACCAGAGGGTGCACGCGGCGGCCGGCCGCACCCCGCCCTCTCCCGGCGCGCCGGCCTCGCCCACGTCCTCTGCCTCGTCCCCCACCGCCTCCCCTCCCGGACCCAAGCCTTTCTCCTGCTCCCACTGCGGCCTGAGCTTCGGCTGGAAGAAGAACCTCACCACGCACCAGCGCCTGCACAGCGGCGAGGAGCGCCCTTTCGGGTGCGACGAGTGCGCGCTGGGCGCCCCTGTAGACCCCGCGGCCCCCGAGCCCTTGGCCTGCGCGCCCCGAGGCACTCCGGCGCTCCCGGGCACTCCGGGCGGCGAGCGGTCCTTCCTCTGCCCCGAGTGCGGGCGCAGCTTCGCCCACGGGCAGCACCTGGCGCGACACCGGCGGGTGCACACGGGCGAGCGGCCCTTCGCCTGCGCTCAGTGTGGCCGCCGCTTTGGCTCGCGGCCCAACCTGGTGGCCCACTCCAGGGCCCACAGCGGCGCCAGGCCTTTCGCCTGCGCGCAGTGCGGCCGCCGCTTCAGCCGCAAGTCGCACCTGGGTCGCCACCAGGCGGTGCACACGGGCAGTCGGCCCCACGCCTGCGCCGTGTGCGCCCGCAGCTTCAGCTCCAAGACCAACCTGGTCCGCCACCAGGCGGTGCACACCGGCTCCCGCCCCTTCCCCTGCCCGCAGTGCGGCAAGAGCTTCAGCCGCAAGACCCACCTGGTGCGACATCAGCGCATCCATGGAGGAGCCGCCCACCCGGCCTCCGGATCTGACCTCTCGAGCCCAGCCTGGCCCACGTCCACCGACGTGACCGCACCCGCGCTCTTCTTCTGA